A single genomic interval of Trachemys scripta elegans isolate TJP31775 chromosome 3, CAS_Tse_1.0, whole genome shotgun sequence harbors:
- the DHX57 gene encoding putative ATP-dependent RNA helicase DHX57, producing the protein MSSAGKRRGRPNRGGGRGRGRGGGGGGGGRGRGRGQCNKSHVGGNKKGSSKAWDDGDDFCCFEEPPVASRSSCVIRRGGQTKQRPETRMPLQTIHMTSENQQRVKELLRELQGQELSAGSEMAASGEDDDDEPDYFDDVQCWSADEEISEVTTGLVSEPNEHKMVESEVSSFAVHKLSRYGFDNERCRTILGSCNGNIGASLEHLLLQCFSEKYGARMQISEAAVQASLEECLEQRQEEAFALCSIYGENFVERIKNRVWTFGLELEHLTNKVSKSKQRDSAAKDVAKQTLNKVCKFYLQGGCKFGSRCKFQHETPPKHLPRTLQNSVDDAHLRSNGDNSPLYELEIRFPEDNKYPYQAPIVAFYSTNENLPLACRLHIAEFLYGKALTSAEANEPVVYSLITCLEDESEITELLTNTSHKYSVPPMSLLALPSTRTDTDGHKQVFPDSSPVSNCMSEVTKESEPESDEDEEEEEPETVVVENESYVNLKKKLSRKYDMQAKSVYNENVKICKQFRIKQSSRHFQSMLQERQNLPAWEERETILDLLTKHQVLVVSGMTGCGKTTQIPQFILDASLRGPPNRVANIICTQPRRISAISVAERVAKERTERVGITVGYQIRLESVKSLATRLLYCTTGVLLRRLEGDMTLQGITHVIVDEVHERTEESDFLLLVLKDIMFQRPDLRIILMSATLNAELFSQYFNSCPVINIPGRTFPVDQFFLEDVIAVTRYVLEDGSPYMNNTKRGPEEKLKARRKRTALEEVEEDLRCARLLEDDTIVKDSVPDQQLTFKQLLLRYKGVSKSVLKTMAAMDLDKVNLELIESLLEWIVSGKHSYPPGAVLIFLPGLAEIKMLYEQLQSNALFNNRHSKRCVVYPLHSSLSSEDQQSVFLKPPLGVTKVIISTNIAETSITIDDVVFVIDSGKMKEKRYDPSKGMESLEDTFVSKANALQRKGRAGRVASGVCFHLFSSHHYNHQLIKQQLPEIQRVPLEQLCLRIKILDMFSAHGLQSVLSRLIEPPRIESLRASKVRLQDLGALTPDEKLTPLGYHLASLPVDVRIGKLMLFGTIFRCLDPALTIAASLAFKSPFVSPWDKREEANKKKLEFAIGNSDYLALLQAYKGWRLSTKESSRASYSYCRENFLSGRVLQEMASLKRQFTELLSDIGFVKEGLRARDMEKRWSRGDGVLDATGEEANSNAENIKLISAILCAALYPNVVQVKTPEGKYQYTSAGAVKLHPKAEELKFVTKNDGYVHIHPSSVNYQTRHFDSPYLVYHEKIKTSRVFIRDCSMVSVYPLVLFGGGQVHVQLQRGEFVISLDDGWIRFAAASHQVAELVKELRCELDQLLQDKIKNPSMDLCTCPRGSRIISMIVKLVTTQ; encoded by the exons ATGAGTTcagcagggaagagaagaggaaggcCGAATAGAGGCGGAGGAAGAGGGCGAGGtagaggcggaggaggaggaggaggaggaagaggcagaggaagAGGACAATGTAACAAATCTCATGTTGGTGGAAATAAAAAAGGGTCAAGCAAAGCTTGGGATGATGGGGATGACTTTTGCTGCTTTGAGGAACCGCCAGTTGCATCCAG ATCAAGCTGCGTTATCAGAAGAGGAGGGCAAACCAAACAGAGACCTGAAACGAGGATGCCTCTGCAGACCATACATATGACATCTGAGAATCAGCAAAGGGTGAAAGAACTTCTCCGAGAACTCCAGGGACAAGAGCTGTCAGCTGGTTCAGA AATGGCTGCATCAGgcgaagatgatgatgatgaacctGATTATTTTGATGATGTGCAGTGCTGGTCAGCAGACgaagagatttctgaagtaactACAGGGCTGGTTTCTGAACCAAATGAACATAAAATGGTGGAAAGTGAGGTGTCTTCATTTGCTGTGCATAAACTTTCCAG GTATGGCTTTGATAATGAGCGCTGTCGGACAATACTAGGATCCTGCAATGGTAACATTGGGGCATCGTTGGAACACTTGCTCTTGCAGTGCTTTTCAGAAAAATACGGAGCGAGGATGCAAATCTCAGAAGCAGCTGTTCAGGCCAGTCTAGAAGAATGCTTGGAACAAAGGCAAGAAGAGGCTTTTGCTCTCTGTTCAATCTACGGAGAAAACTTTGTAGAAAGAATTAAAAACAGAGTTTGGACATTTGGGTTGGAACTGGAACACTTAACAAATAAAGTCAGCAAATCCAAACAAAGGGATAGTGCTGCCAAAGATGTGGCAAAACAGACTTTAAACAAAGTCTGTAAATTTTACCTTCAAGGAGGCTGCAAGTTTGGCTCAAGATGCAAATTCCAACATGAGACTCCTCCAAAGCACCTGCCAAGAACGTTACAGAATTCGGTGGATGACGCTCACCTCAGATCTAATGGCGATAACTCTCCTTTATACGAACTTGAAATCAGatttcctgaggataacaaataCCCCTATCAGGCACCCATTGTGGCATTTTATTCCACCAATGAAAATCTACCTCTGGCTTGTCGTTTACACATTGCTGAATTCCTCTATGGAAAGGCCTTGACGTCTGCAGAGGCTAATGAACCAGTTGTGTATTCTTTAATAACCTGTTTGGAGGATGAATCAGAGATAACCGAGTTACTTACTAATACTTCCCACAAATATAGCGTCCCTCCCATGTCCCTGCTGGCCCTGCCCTCAACAAGAACCGATACAGACGGTCATAAACAAGTGTTTCCAGATAGTTCACCTGTTTCAAATTGCATGTCAGAAG TTACAAAAGAGTCTGAGCCTGAGAGTGatgaagatgaggaggaagaggagcctGAAACAGTTGTTGTGGAGAATGAGAGTTATGTGAACCTCAAGAAGAAGCTTTCCAGAAAGTATGACATGCAGGCAAAGTCTGTgtataatgaaaatgttaaaatctgCAAGCAATTCCGAATAAAGCAG TCTTCTAGGCACTTCCAGTCCATGTTGCAAGAAAGACAGAATCTCCCTGCGTGGGAAGAAAGAGAAACCATTCTTGATTTGCTGACTAAGCATCAGGTGCTTGTTGTGAGTGGCATGACTGG ATGTGGGAAAACCACTCAGATTCCTCAGTTTATTTTGGATGCTTCACTGAGGGGTCCTCCAAATAGGGTAGCCAATATCATATGCACTCAGCCTCGCAGGATCTCTGCCATTTCTGTAGCTGAACGCGTGGCCAAGGAGAGAACAGAAAGAGTTGGGATCACTGTGGGATACCAGATCCGCTTAGAAAGTGTAAAG TCACTAGCTACCAGGTTGCTGTACTGCACTACTGGAGTGCTGCTGAGAAGACTAGAAGGAGACATGACTTTACAGGGAATCACCCATGTTATTGTTGATGAAGTTCATGAAAGAacagaagagag TGACTTCTTGCTGCTGGTTTTGAAGGATATTATGTTTCAGAGGCCAGACCTGCGTATTATACTAATGAGTGCCACCTTGAATGCAGAGCTTTTCTCTCAGTACTTTAACTCCTGTCCAGTTATTAACATACCAG GTCGGACGTTCCCTGTGGATCAGTTTTTTCTGGAAGATGTAATTGCAGTGACAAG GTATGTCTTAGAGGATGGTAGTCCGTACATGAACAACACGAAACGAGGTCCAGAAGAGAAACTTAAAGCAAGGCGCAAGAGGACTGCGTTAGAAGAAGTAGAGGAAGATCTAAGATGTGCTCGCCTCCTAGAGGATGACACTATTGTCAAGGATTCAGTCCCAGACCAGCAATTAACTTTTAAACAGCTCCTGCTACGGTACAAag GGGTTAGTAAATCAGTGTTAAAAACGATGGCTGCCATGGACTTAGACAAAGTTAATCTGGAATTAATAGAGTCCCTGCTGGAGTGGATAGTCAGTGGCAAACACTCATACCCACCAG GTGCTGTACTGATATTTTTGCCTGGTCTAGCAGAAATTAAGATGCTTTATGAACAGCTACAGTCTAATGCCCTTTTCAATAATAGACACAGTAAACG CTGTGTTGTTTATCCACTCCATTCCTCACTGTCCAGTGAAGACCAGCAGTCTGTGTTCCTGAAGCCCCCTCTAGGAGTTACCAAGGTCATCATATCTACGAACATTGCAGAAACGTCCATCACCATTGATGATGTGGTCTTTGTGATTGATTCTgggaaaatgaaagagaaaag GTACGACCCCAGCAAAGGAATGGAAAGTCTGGAAGACACATTTGTGTCCAAAGCCAATGCATTGCAAAGGAAAGGGCGGGCAGGGCGCGTAGCCTCTGGAGTCTGCTTTCATCTTTTCAGTAGCCATCACTACAATCACCAGCTTATAAAGCAGCAGTTACCCGAAATACAAAGAGTGCCTTTGGAACAGCTCTGTCTCAG AATTAAGATTTTGGATATGTTTTCTGCACATGGCCTTCAATCTGTCTTATCCCGCCTGATTGAGCCACCAAGAATTGAATCTCTGCGTGCATCGAAAGTGCGACTGCAGGACTTGGGCGCTTTAACTCCAGATGAAAAGCTCACCCCCTTGGGGTATCACTTGGCCTCCTTGCCTGTGGATGTGCGGATTGGAAAACTAATGCTGTTTGGCACCATTTTCCGTTGTCTGGATCCTGCACTAACGATAGCAGCAAGTCTGGCCTTTAAGTCCCCTTTT GTGTctccatgggataaaagggaggAAGCGAACAAAAAAAAGCTGGAATTTGCAATAGGAAACAGTGATTACCTGGCTCTTCTCCAGGCTTATAAG GGATGGCGCTTGAGTACCAAAGAGAGTTCTCGTGCAAGCTACAGCTATTGCCGGGAGAACTTCTTATCAGGAAGAGTTCTTCAA GAAATGGCGAGCCTAAAAAGGCAATTCACAGAGCTGCTGTCGGACATTGGATTTGTGAAGGAGGGGTTAAGAGCCAGGGACATGGAGAAGAGGTGGTCTCGAGGAGACGGTGTTTTGGATGCTACAGGAGAAGAG GCAAACTCTAATGCAGAGAACATCAAGTTGATATCAGCAATATTATGTGCTGCTCTGTATCCCAATGTTGTCCAG GTGAAAACCCCCGAGGGGAAATACCAGTATACCAGTGCAGGAGCAGTTAAATTGCACCCAAAGGCAGAGGAGTTGAAGTTCGTTACAAAAAATGACGGTTACGTTCACATTCATCCTTCCTCGGTGAATTATCAA ACCAGGCACTTTGACAGCCCCTACTTGGTGTACCACGAGAAGATCAAAACCAGCCGTGTGTTCATCCGGGACTGCAGCATGGTGTCGGTGTACCCACTGGTCTTGTTTGGAGGAGGGCAGGTCCACGTGCAGCTGCAACGGGGGGAGTTTGTCATTTCGCTTGATGACGGATGGATTCGTTTCGCAGCAGCCTCCCACCAG GTGGCAGAGCTGGTGAAAGAACTGCGCTGTGAACTAGACCAGTTACTCCAGGATAAGATCAAGAATCCCAGCATGGATTTATGCACGTGCCCACGAGGATCCCGTATCATTAGTATGATTGTAAAGCTTGTGACCACCCAGTAA